A DNA window from Arachis hypogaea cultivar Tifrunner chromosome 18, arahy.Tifrunner.gnm2.J5K5, whole genome shotgun sequence contains the following coding sequences:
- the LOC112771386 gene encoding ABC transporter G family member 10-like, which translates to MGTPFKPIPSTRRSTYYRLETKNLSYKLCSQFDEFRSLCFGSNRRRRSSAGKYILKDVTCEARPGELTAIAGHSGAGKTTLLEILAGRISPGKVSGQLLVNHRAMDPNRFRRMSGYVTQEDALFPCLTVRETLMYSAMLRLPGGKKVAATRVEELMKELGLDHVADSRIGDGSSHGISGGERRRVSIGADLVHDPAVILIDEPTSGLDSASALNVISLLRLMAFNQGKTIVLTIHQPGFRILELLDGLILLADGFVVHNGSLSLLEARLRLSGHQIPRRVNVLEYALDVMESLVIHTSSESEDNQYLLRDREYEDHRMRMHCSKIAKEKALLYSNSPMEEILILGRRFCSNIFRTKQLFLTRVIQALVAGFILGTIFLNTGSKQGQLALQTRSGFFAFSLTFLLSSTTEGLPIFLEERRTLMRETSRGAYRVSSYVLANTLVFLPFLLMVCVLYTTPVYWLVGLRKDIDAFLYFSVVVWLVLLMSNSLVACFSALVPNFILGNSVIAGLMGSFFLFSGYFISKEKMPSYWIFMHYLSLFKYPFECLMINEYGEEQGRRRCLETRNGECILHGVEFLEQQGLKESKKWTNLVVMLGFIIGYRVLCFCILWFRCYRTRN; encoded by the coding sequence ATGGGAACACCCTTCAAGCCAATACCGAGCACAAGAAGAAGCACATACTATAGACTAGAAACCAAGAACTTATCTTACAAATTGTGCAGCCAATTTGATGAGTTTAGAAGCCTTTGTTTCGGGTCGAATCGGAGGAGGAGGAGCAGCGCAGGGAAATACATTTTGAAGGATGTTACTTGTGAAGCAAGGCCAGGGGAGTTGACAGCCATTGCTGGCCATAGTGGAGCTGGAAAAACCACCCTGCTTGAAATCCTTGCTGGGAGAATATCTCCCGGTAAAGTTTCCGGCCAATTGCTGGTGAATCATCGGGCGATGGATCCGAACCGGTTCAGAAGAATGTCAGGTTATGTGAcacaggaagatgctctgtttcCATGTCTTACAGTGAGAGAGACACTCATGTATAGTGCTATGCTGAGGCTTCCCGGGGGCAAAAAAGTGGCTGCTACAAGAGTTGAGGAGTTGATGAAGGAGCTTGGGTTGGATCATGTTGCGGATTCAAGAATTGGTGATGGATCAAGCCATGGAATTTCGGGTGGCGAAAGGAGGAGAGTCTCTATTGGTGCTGATTTAGTTCATGACCCTGCAGTTATCTTGATTGATGAACCAACTTCAGGGTTGGATTCTGCTTCAGCTCTTAATGTAATCTCATTGCTTAGACTAATGGCATTCAATCAAGGAAAGACTATTGTTCTGACTATCCACCAACCTGGTTTTCGCATCTTGGAGCTTCTTGATGGCCTCATTTTGCTCGCGGATGGATTCGTCGTGCACAATGGTTCCTTGAGTCTTCTTGAGGCTAGGCTCAGGTTATCCGGCCATCAAATTCCGCGTCGCGTCAATGTCCTTGAATATGCACTTGATGTCATGGAAAGCTTGGTTATTCATACATCatcagaatctgaggacaatCAATATCTTCTTAGAGACAGAGAGTATGAAGATCACAGGATGAGAATGCATTGTTCCAAGATTGCTAAAGAAAAGGCTCTCTTGTACTCGAATTCTCCTATGGAAGAGATTCTAATCTTAGGAAGAAGATTTTGCAGCAATATATTCAGAACTAAGCAACTCTTTCTCACCAGAGTTATACAAGCCTTAGTAGCTGGATTCATTCTTGGAACTATATTCTTGAATACAGGTAGCAAGCAAGGTCAATTAGCATTGCAAACGCGAAGCGGCTTCTTCGCTTTCAGCCTTACCTTTCTGTTATCTTCGACGACAGAAGGCTTGCCAATTTTCTTGGAAGAGAGAAGAACTTTGATGAGAGAGACCTCAAGAGGAGCTTATAGAGTTTCTTCCTATGTTCTTGCAAATAcacttgtttttcttcctttccttctaaTGGTTTGTGTTCTATATACCACCCCGGTTTATTGGCTTGTAGGATTAAGGAAAGACATTGATGCATTCCTCTACTTCTCTGTAGTTGTTTGGTTGGTCCTCCTCATGTCGAACTCTCTTGTGGCGTGTTTCAGCGCTCTTGTGCCGAATTTCATCCTTGGAAACTCAGTGATCGCAGGCCTAATGGggtctttctttctgttttcggggTATTTCATATCGAAGGAGAAGATGCCTAGCTACTGGATTTTTATGCACTACTTGAGTTTATTCAAATACCCTTTTGAGTGTCTTATGATAAATGAGTATGGAGAAgagcaaggaagaagaagatgccTAGAAACTAGGAATGGAGAATGCATATTGCATGGAGTTGAGTTCTTAGAACAACAGGGTTTGAAGGAGTCAAAAAAGTGGACCAATTTGGTTGTAATGTTGGGGTTCATAATAGGGTATAGAGTTCTTTGCTTTTGTATTCTTTGGTTCAGATGTTACAGAACCAGAAACTGA
- the LOC112771388 gene encoding cold-responsive protein kinase 1, whose translation MSCFSLLCGRKGSSSAAQPTEADIDLSSFKNINLYTYKELQIATENFSPANKIGEGGFGSVYKGKLRDGTLAAIKVLSAESKQGVKEFLTEIEVISSIEHENLVKLYGCCVERNQRILVYGYLENNSLAQTLGGRGHSSLYLSWHTRRNICICVARGLAFLHHEVEPHIIHRDIKASNILLDKDLQPKISDFGLARLIPANITHISTLVAGTAGYLAPEYAIRSQVTRKSDVYSFGVLLLEIVSGRCNTNRRLPAKERYLHTRAWDLYERGELESLVDSSLAGDFDVEEAIRFCKIGLICIQDSLQLRPSMSTVHDMLIGKTDVNEKMMSKPGLLFEFVETKDQGKQKDKVEEIEVENTSLMAMTSSERKDDLESSSFSGSTGSYATMTFTSIYDR comes from the exons ATGAGTTGTTTCTCTCTTCTTTGTGGAAGAAAGGGGTCTTCTTCGGCGGCGCAACCAACCGAAGCTGATATAG ATCTTTCTAGCTTTAAGAACATCAATCTCTACACATACAAGGAATTGCAAATTGCCACAGAAAATTTTAGTCCTGCAAATAAGATAGGGGAGGGAGGTTTCGGATCGGTATATAAG GGAAAGTTGAGAGATGGTACTCTGGCTGCTATTAAGGTTTTGTCAGCTGAATCTAAACAAGGAGTCAAAGAGTTCTTGACGGAAATCGAGGTGATTTCTAGTATAGAGCATGAGAATCTAGTTAAGTTGTATGGTTGCTGTGTGGAAAGGAACCAGAGGATTTTGGTATATGGCTATCTTGAGAATAACAGCCTAGCACAAACACTTGGTG GTAGAGGCCATAGTAGCTTGTACTTAAGCTGGCATACACGGAGGAACATTTGCATCTGCGTTGCGCGGGGTCTTGCATTTCTTCATCATGAAGTTGAGCCACATATTATCCATAGAGACATTAAAGCTAGCAATATATTACTCGACAAAGACTTGCAGCCCAAAATTTCGGATTTTGGTCTAGCAAGGCTTATTCCAGCAAACATTACCCATATTAGTACACTTGTTGCTGGCACAGC TGGCTATCTAGCACCTGAATATGCGATACGAAGTCAAGTGACAAGAAAATCAGATGTCTACAGTTTTGGAGTTCTGCTATTAGAAATTGTTAGCGGAAGGTGTAACACAAATAGACGTTTACCTGCAAAAGAAAGGTATCTACACACAAGG GCTTGGGATTTGTATGAGAGGGGGGAGCTGGAGAGTTTGGTTGATTCCTCGCTCGCCGGCGACTTTGATGTCGAGGAGGCGATAAGGTTTTGCAAGATTGGTCTCATTTGTATTCAGGATTCTCTTCAGCTCCGGCCTTCAATGTCCACCGTGCACGACATGCTGATAGGCAAAACGGATGTCAATGAGAAGATGATGTCAAAACCAGGCTTACTATTTGAGTTTGTGGAAACGAAAGATCAAGGAAAACAGAAAGACAAGGTTGAAGAAATTGAAGTGGAAAATACATCTTTGATGGCTATGACTAGTTCAGAGAGGAAAGATGATTTGGAAAGTTCATCTTTTTCAGGAAGCACAGGATCTTATGCTACAATGACCTTCACTTCAATTTATGATAGATGA